One Ricinus communis isolate WT05 ecotype wild-type chromosome 7, ASM1957865v1, whole genome shotgun sequence genomic region harbors:
- the LOC8275126 gene encoding uncharacterized protein LOC8275126, producing MQIPRWRNVSILKNTFVSSLSQPKTNPHFASIHSTPAREENWKNRWNDGIRRFQQPSKNYIRYAVRQKRADAKRALKDLLFKSGATKASFQDEEPIWSFDPEQPKGTDKKRQPKSSARNSRKFNHNKMKRKFRRESFTDDDDPETMFQATFGNRWYTWSFNESSFRSSTFGFEWREHPNQTHHRDKKWNFGTDTESDSESCSIGSYHDRTILGLPASGPLRIEDVKNAFRMSALKWHPDKHQGPSQAKAEEKFKLCVNAYKSLCDALS from the exons ATGCAAATACCCAGATGGCGGAATGTTTCAATTCTCAAAAATACCTTCGTTTCAAGTTTATCACAACCAAAAACAAATCCCCATTTTGCTTCAATTCATTCTACACCCGCTCGCGAAGAAAATTGGAAGAACAGATGGAACGAT GGTATAAGAAGGTTTCAGCAACCATCTAAG AATTACATAAGATATGCAGTACGTCAAAAACGTGCTGATGCAAAGAGAGCGCTAAAAGATTTACTCTTCAAAAGTGGAGCCACGAAAGCTTCATTCCAG GATGAAGAGCCAATATGGAGTTTTGATCCAGAGCAACCAAAGGGCACTGACAAGAAAAGGCAACCAAAGTCTTCTGCTCGAAACTCTAGGAAATTTaaccacaacaaaatgaaAC GTAAGTTCAGGAGAGAGAGTTTTACTGATGATGATGATCCTGAGACAATGTTTCAAGCAACGTTTGGAAACAGATGGTATACTTGGTCTTTCAATGAGTCCTCTTTCCGAAGTTCAACATTTGGATTTGAGTGGAGAGAGCATCCAAACCAGACACATCATAGAGATAAAAAGTGGAATTTTGGAACTGACACTGAGTCTGACAGTGAGTCTTGTTCTATAGGATCTTATCATGACAGAACGATCCTTGGTTTGCCTGCAAGTGGTCCTTTAAGGATTGAAGATGTTAAGAATGC TTTTCGCATGTCAGCATTAAAATGGCATCCTGATAAGCATCAAGGACCTTCACAG GCGAAGGCTgaagaaaaattcaaactttgcGTCAATGCGTACAAATCATTGTGTGATGCACTGTCCTGA